The Pseudokineococcus lusitanus genome includes the window TGCATCGCCGCGAAGCCCGGCATGCCGAGGTCGACGTGCCGCCCCCAGCCCTGGCCGGCCGTGTCGCCGGTCCAGACGAAGGAGACGTCGCGGCGGGCCCGCGGGGCCGTCGTGAGCCGGCCCGACGCCGCCTCGCCCGGTCCGTCCGCCGTCTCGACGAGCAGGCGGTACTCGTAGGTCTCCCCCGACCGGAGCCCGTCGAGCCGCACCGTCCCGGTGAGGTCGGTGCCCGTGCCGACGACCGGCCCGGGCACGCGGCGCCACCCGCCGCCCCGGCCGGGCTCCCGCACCTCCGCGACGAGCCGGCCCGGCGCGTCCGCCCGGCCCCACAGGACGGCGGTGGTCCGGGTGACGTCGCCGGAGGCGACGCCGAGGGACAGCCCGGGGCGTCCCCGGCGCACGAGCGCCGGGGACCCCGGCCGCGCCGCCGACGCGGGGGCCACCGCCAGCCCGCCGAGGGCGAGGCCCGCGCCGAGGACGGCACGACGCCTCGGCCCGGCGGGGGCGCGCCCCGTGGAGCGGGCGGCGTCCCGGGCAGGTCCGGCGTCTCGGCGCGTCATGGACCCAGCAGACGCCCCCGCGACGAGCGGCGGGTGGCCCCGCCGTGGCGGGCGGGTGACACCCGGACGACGACCCGGTGCAGCCCGGGGCCTCAGCCGGCGGTGGCCTCCACGAGCGAGCGCATCGACCGCGTCGGCCGCAGCCAGGCGCCCTCGGGCGGCAGGTTGTCGAGCCGGATCCGCGGCAGCGGGCTCGTGAAGGCGCCCGGCACGTCCTCGATGTCGAGGAAGGTGATGAGGTCCGACTCCTGCGCGTAGCCCGCGACCTCGGAGAACGCGACGACGACGCACTCGACGCCCTGCCGGGCCAGCTGCTCGAGCGGCTCGCGGAAGTTCCGGCCGTCGGCGCTGGCGACGACGACGCGGGCGAGGGTGCCCTCCTCGGCACGCCGGGCGACGTGCTCGAGCATCGCCTCGTCGACGTCGTCGTCCGGCTGCGTCTTGGGGCGCGCGAAGACCGCGAAGCCGAAGGAGCGGACCGCCTCGACCCAGCCGCGCATGTTCGGCGCGGCCGCGGGGACGATGTTGGTGAAGACGCAGCCCTCGACGTCGTGCTCGCCCGCGGTCGTCACGAGCCAGCGCGCGATGGCGTCGAAGCGCGGCCGCGACGACGGCGACGGGCGCTCGCCGATGACGTTGGCCAGCGTCATGTCGATGTTGGGCGCGTCCCACACCAGCAGGTCCAGGGGCGGGCCCGGGAGCTCCGGCCCGTCCTCGGCCGCGGGGGCCCCCACCAGGTCCGTCGTGCTCATGAGCCGATCACCGTCCCGTCAGCTGCCAGGCGTCGTCGCCGTCGTCGTCGTCGTCCCAGCCGCCCGAGCCGGCACCGTCGTGGCCGTCGTCGTAGCTGCGCGGGGGCGGCGGGAGCCCGCCGTCCCAGTCGTCCTCGCCGGGGGCGCCGTAGCGACCGCCCGCCGGTGCGGCGGCCGGCCGGCGCACCGGCTCGACCTCCACCGCCTGCTCGTAGGGCGCGTCGCCGCCCGACGGCGACGGGTCGCCGCGCAGGGCCGCGAGCGTGCCGGGCATGTCGTCCGGGCGCACGAGGACGTCCCGTGCCTTGGAGCCCTCGCTCGGGCCGACGACCCCGCGCGACTCCATGAGGTCCATGAGCCGCCCCGCCTTGGCGAAGCCCACGCGCAGCTTGCGCTGGAGCATCGACGTCGAGCCGAACTGGGTCGTGACGACGAGCTCCACGGCCTGCAGGAGCAGGTCGAGGTCGTCGCCGATCTCCTCGTCCACCTGCCGCTCCGGCGCCGTGACGACGACGTCGTCGCGGTACACGGGGGCCAGCTGCTCCTTGACGTGCGCGACGACCGCGCCGATCTCGGCCTCGGTGACCCACGCCCCCTGGACGCGCATGGTCTTCGAGCTGCCCATGGGCAGGAACAGCGCGTCGCCCTGGCCGATGAGCTTCTCGGCGCCGGGCTGGTCGAGGACGACGCGGGAGTCGGCGAGCGAGCTCGTGGCGAAGGCCAGCCGCGACGGCACGTTGGCCTTGATGATGCCGGTGACGACGTCGACGCTCGGGCGCTGCGTCGCGAGCACGAGGTGGATGCCCGCCGCGCGCGCCAGCTGCGTGATGCGCTGGATCGAGGCCTCGACGTCGCGGGGGGCCACCATCATGAGGTCGGCCAGCTCGTCGACGACGACGAGCAGGTAGGGGTACGGCTGCAGCACCCGCTCGACGCCGGGCTTCGCCTGCACCCGGCCCGCGCGGACGGCCGCGTTGAAGTCGTCGACGTGCTTGAAGCCGTAGGTCGCGAGGTCGTCGTAGCGCGCGTCCATCTCCCGCACGACCCACTCGAGGGCCTCGGCGGCCTTCTTCGGGTTCGTGATGATCGGGGTGATGAGGTGCGGGATCCCCTCGTAGGCCGTCAGCTCGACGCGCTTGGGGTCGACGAGCACGAGGCGGACCTCGTCCGGCGTCGCCCGCATGAGCACCGAGGTGATCATGGCGTTGACGAAGCCCGACTTGCCGGCGCCCGTGGCGCCCGCGACGAGCAGGTGCGGCGTCTTGGCGAGGTTGGCGACGACGTAGCCGCCCTCGACGTCCTTGCCGACGCCCATGACGAGGGGGTGCGTCTGGTGCCGGGCCGCCTGGCTGCGCAGGACGTCGCCGAGGGAGACCGTCTCGCGGTCCGCGTTGGGGATCTCGATGCCGATGGCCGACCGGCCCGGGATGGGCGAGAGGATCCGCACGTCCGCGCTGGCGACGGCGTAGGCGATGTTCTTGCTGAGCGCCGTGACGCGCTCGACCTTGACGCCCGTGCCGAGCTCGACCTCGTAGCGCGTGACCGTCGGGCCGCGGCTGAAGCCGGTGACGGCCGCGTCGATGTCGAAGGACTCGAGCACGCCGGTGAGCGCCTCGACGACGCGGTCGTTGGCGGCGCTGCGGGCCTTGTGCGGCGTCCCCGGCGTGAGCAGGTCCGACGCCGGGAGGCTGTACGTGACGTCCCCGCCGAGGAGCAGCTGCTCGACGCGCTGCGGCAGCTGGGTGACGGGCGGCGCCTCGAGGTCCTCGGCCGGCTCCGCGGGCGCGGCCTGCGCCGGCACCCGGGCGGTGGCCGGGGCGGGGGCGCGGCGTCGGCCGGGGCGCGGGGCGGGCGGCGCGCCGTCGACGGGGTCGGCGGGGTCGTCCTCGTCGGCGCCCGCGTCGCCGCCGGCCGCGCGCGACCAGCCGACGGGCTCGGCCTCGGCCGGCGTCTCCGCGGCCGCGGCCTCGCCCCGGGCCCGGCGGCGCAGCCGCTCGGCGGCGCGGCGGGCGCGGCTGTGGCCGTCCTCGTCCCCCGGGTCCCCCTCGCCCGCGACGCCGGTCGGCTCCTCAGCGGGCACCGCGGCGTCGGCGTCCTTCCGGGAGCGGCCGCGCCGGCGGGCAGGGGCGGGCGCCTCGTCGACGTCCTCGTCGGCCGGACGGCGGGAGCCGCGCGAGCGCGTGGTGCCCGGCTCGGGCAGCTCGTCGGAGGGGCCGTAGCCGGCGTCGGCGCGGTGCTCGCGGCGCAGGAGGCGGTCCCGCAGCGCGGCGAGGCGCTCGGGGACGGCGTGGACGGGGGTCCCCGTGACGACGAGCAGCCCGAAGAGGCCGAGCAGGAGGAGGACGACGACCGCGACGGCGGGCGCCGTCCCGCGGGCGAGGGGCGCCGCGGCCACGAAGCCGAGGACCCCGCCGCCGGAGCGGAGCACGGGGGCGGTCGCGGCGGCGTCCGCCCCGACCGTGCCGAGGTGCACGAGGCCGCAGGCGGAGAGCAGGAGCGCGACGACGCCGACCCAGGAGCGGTCCCTGCCGGCGGGCCGGTCGGGGTGGCGCATGAGCCGCACCGACGCGGCGAGGAGCGCCAGCGGCACGACGAGGGCGACGAGGCCGACCGTGCCGGCGACGACGTCGTGGACGGCGACGCCGATGGTGCCGGTGACGCCCCACCACTCGCGGGCCGCGACGAGGACGCCGAGGCCGAGCAGCGCGAAGGCGAGCCCGTCGCGGCGGTGCGCCGGGTCGAGGTCGCGGGCCCCGGCCCCGACGCGCCGCACCCCGCCGCCGACGACGCGGGCGGCACCGCCCCAGACGGCCCGCAGGCCGCGGAGGAGGACCGAGCCGGCCGGCGGGGGGACGGGACGCGAGCCGCCCCGGCCGCCGCCGCCGGAGCGCGCGGGACCCGGGCGCCGGGCCGTGGTGGAGCCGCGCGTCGCCATGGCGGCACCGTATCGCCGCCCCGGCCCGCCCCGGCCGAGCCGGGGCGGCGCGGCGGGCGTCAGGCGCTGACGACGACCGGGACGATCATCGGCCGGCGGCGGAGGCGGCCCGAGGCGAAGCGGCCGACGACGCGGCGCACGACCTGCTGGAGCTGGTGGGTGTCCGTCGTGCCGTTGGCCGCGGCCTGCTCGAGCGCCGCGACCACCTGGCCGCGCACCTGGGCGAAGACGGCGGAGTCCTCGGCCACGCCGCGGGCGTGGATCTCCGGGCCCGCCACGACGGCGCCGGAGGAGGCGTCGACGGCGACGAAGACGGAGATGAAGCCCTCGTCGCCGAGGATGCGGCGGTCCTTGAGGTCGGCGTCGGTGATGGCGCCGACCGAGGAGCCGTCGACGTACACGTAGCCGCACGGCACCGCGCCCGCGATCCGGGCGACGCCGTCGCGCAGGTCGACAGCGACGCCGTCCTCGGCGATGACGACGCGCTCGCGCGGGATGCCGGTGGCCACCGCGAGGTCGGCGTTCGCGTGCAGGTGGCGGTGCTCGCCGTGCACCGGCATGACGTTCTTCGGGCGCACGATGTTGTAGCAGTAGAGGAGCTCGCCGGCGCTGGCGTGGCCCGAGACGTGGACGCGGGCGTTGCCCGAGTGGACGACCTTGGCGCCGAGCCGCGTGAGCCCGTTGATGACGCGGAAGACCGCGTTCTCGTTGCCGGGGATGAGCGAGGAGGCGAGCACGACGGTGTCGCCGCGGCCGATCCGGACCCGGTGGTCGTTGTTGGCCATGCGGGACAGCGCGGCCATGGGCTCGCCCTGGCTGCCGGTGCACATGAGGACGACCCGGTGCTGCGGCAGGTCGTCGACCTGCTTGGCGTCGACGAGGACGCCGTCCGGCACGGTCAGGTAGCCGAGGTCGGCGGCGATCCCCATGTTGCGGACCATGGAGCGGCCGACGAGCGCCACGCGGCGCCCGGAGCGGGCGGCGGCGTCGAGCACCATCTGCACGCGGTGCACGTGGGAGGCGAAGGACGCGACGATGATCCGGCGGTCGGCGGTCCGGAAGACCCGGTCCAGCGACGGCTCGATCTCCCGCTCGGACATCGTGAAGCCGGGGACCTCGGCGTTCGTGGAGTCCACGCAGAAGAGGTCGACGCCCTCCTCGCCGAGCCGGGCGAAGGCCCGCAGGTCGGTGATGCGGCCGTCGAGCGGCAGCTGGTCCATCTTGAAGTCGCCGGTCAGCAGCACCGAGCCGGCCGCCGTGCGGACCATGACGGCGAGCGCGTCGGGGATGGAGTGGTTGACGGCCACGAACTCGGCGGAGAAGGGGCCGAGGTCCTCGACCTGGCCCTCCCGGACCGTGAGCGAGTACGGCCGGATCCGGTGCTCCTTGAGCTTCGCCTCGACGAGGGCGAGCGTCAGGGTGGAGCCGACGAGGGGGATGTCGGGCCGCAGGCGCAGCAGGTAGGGCACCGCGCCGATGTGGTCCTCGTGGCCGTGGGTGAGGACGACGGCGACGACGTCGTCCAGCCGGTCGGCGATGGAGGAGAAGTCCGGGAGGATGAGGTCGACGCCCGGCTGGTGGTCCTCGGGGAAGAGGACGCCGCAGTCGACGACGAGCAGCTTGCCGGCCGTCTCGAGGACGGTCATGTTGCGCCCGACCTCGCCGAGGCCGCCGAGCGGGGTCACGCGCAGCGTGCCCTCCGCCAGCTCGGGGGGCGGTCCCAGCTCGGGGTGGGGGTGGCTCACAGGAGACCTGCTTCCGTCAGGGCAGCGCGCAGCAGCTCGTGCTCGTCGTCGTCGAGCGCGACGAGGGGCAGCCGCACGGTGCGGTGGGAGGTGGCACCGAGCAGCTGCGCGACGGCCGAGGCCGAGGCGGCGCCCTGGGTGCGGTTCATGATGGCGTCGACGACCGGCAGCAGCCGGGTGTGGACGGCCCTCGCCGTGGGCAGGTCGCCCGCGTCGACGGCGTCGACCATGGTCCGGTAGGCGCCCGCGGCGGCGTGGCCGACGACGCTGACGACGCCGGCCGCGCCGGCGGCGAGGTGGGCCAGGTTGAGCGCGTCCTCGCCGGAGTACCAGGCCAGGTCCGTCGTGGCCATGACCTGCGAGGCGGCGAAGAGGTCGTTGCGGCTGTCCTTCACCGCGACGACCCGGGGGTGCTCGGCGAGCGCCCGCAGCGTGTCCACGCCGACGGGGACGCCGGTGCGCCCGGGGATGTCGTAGACCATGACCGGGAGGTCGGTCGAGCCGGCGACGGCGCGGAAGTGCGCCAGCAGCCCCGCCTGGGGCGGCTTCGAGTAGTAGGGCGTCACGACGAGCAGGCCGTGGGCGCCCGAGTCCTGCGCGGCGCGGGCGGCCTCGACGCTGGCGGCGGTGTCGTTGGACCCGGCGCCGGACAGGACGTGGGCCCGCTCCCCCACCGCCTCGAGCACGGCGCGCAGCAGGACGTCCTTCTCCCGGGGCGTCGTGGTGGGCGACTCGCCCGTCGTCCCGTGGAGGACCAGGCCGTCGCAGCCGGCGTCGACGAGGTGCTCGGCGAGGCGGACACCGCCGTCCACGTCGAGCGAGCCGTCGGCGGTCATCGGCGTCGCCATGGCCACGAGGACCGACCCGAAGGGGCGGGGCACGGTCGGACCCGGCCTCTCCGGCGAGGACGGGGTCGTCGTCTGCGGCACGGGGGCACGCTACCGACCCCGGCGCCGCCTCCCGCGCACCGCCGCACGGCCGCCGCGCGTGCCGCCGGGGCGCGCCGGGCCGGTCGCGCCGCCCCCCGGGCCGTCGACGGGGCGGGCCGGCCCGTCCGGCGCCAGGCCGCCCGGGACGCCGGACGGCGGCAGGGGCGGCGGGCCCTCGGCGCCCTGCTCGCGGTGCCGGGCGATGACGTCCTTGGTGACGGTCGCGTACACGTCGACGTACTCCTGGCCGGACAGCGCCACGAGCGCCCGCATGATGTCGTCGGTCGCCGCCCGCAGGACGAAGCGGTCGTCGGCGCGGCCGGCGTAGCGGGACAGGTCCACGGGCGGCCCCACCCGGACGCCCACGCGGCTGAGGTTCGGCACGACCCGGCCGACCGGCTGGACGACGTCCGTGCCGACCATGGCGACGGGCACGACCGGGACGCCGCTCTCGAGCGCCAGGCGCGCCGCCCCCGTGCGGCCCCGGTGGAGGCGGCCGTCGGGGCTGCGCGTGCCCTCGGGGTAGATGCCGAGCAGCTCGCCGCGCCGCAGGACGGCGAGCCCGGTCCGGAGGGCCGCCAGCCCGGCCGTGCCGCCGGAGCGGTCCACGGGCAGCTGCCCCACGCCGCGGAAGAAGCCGGCCGTGAGCCGGCCGCGGACGCCGCGGCCGGTGAAGTAGTCGTCCTTCGCGAGGAAGGTGACCCGGCGGTCGAGGACGAGCGGCAGGAAGATCGAGTCGCTGAAGGACAGGTGGTTGCTCACGAGGAGCGCGCCGCCGTGGTCCGGGACGTGCTCGGCGCCCTCGACCCACGGCCGGTACGTCGTGAGGAGCAACGGCCCGAGGACGAGCCGCTTGAGCAGCCAGTAGAGCAACCGACGACCCCTCCCGGTCTCCCGCTGCCGCCGGCCCCTGCGCTGGAGCCGGCCCGCGGCCGGTGCGGCGGCGGGCGGGTGTCGAGCGTAGGGCCACCCCGGGGGCGCCCCCTCCCCGGCGCCCGTCCCCGGCGCCCGTCCCCGGCGCCCATCCCCGGCGCCCGTCCGGGGCGGTCGTCCGGGTCCGCCCGTCCGCCTCCCGGGTGGCGGCCTCGCCCGTCCGGGCGCGGCCGCTCCCGACGGGCACGCGGCGGGGGCGTCCGTGCGACGATCGGCCCGTGCCCCAGCGCCACCCCCGGACCGGACGACGCGCGGGCCGTCCCCCCGCGCGCACCCCCCTCGTCGTGCGCGGCGCCGAGGCCTGGTCGGCCGACCCCCCGGCGGGCCCGGGCGACGGGCCCCGCGTCGGCGTCCTCGTCCTCCACGGCTTCACCGGGAGCCCCGCCTCCGTCCTCCCGTGGGCCCACGCCCTCGCGGACGCCGGGCTCGCCGTGGCCGTCCCCCGGCTCCCGGGGCACGGCACCGACGTCCGTGACCTCGACCGCACGACGTGGCGCGACTGGTACTCCCTCGCCCGCGCCGACCTCCAGCAGCTGCGCGACCGGTGCGACGTGACCCTCGTCGCCGGCCTGTCGATGGGAGGCGCCCTCGCCCTCCGGCTCGCCGTCCACGAGCGCGACCTCGTCGACGGCGTCGCGGTGGTCAACCCCGCCGTCCTCCTCGGGGACCCCCGCCTCGTGGCGCTCCCCGTGCTGCGGCTGCTGCGGCGCACGGTGCCGGGCGTCGCCGACGACATCGCCATGCCGGGACGCACCGAGCTGGGCTACGACGCCGTCCCCCTGCGGGCGCTGACGTCCTTCCTCGGCCTCATGGCCGAGGTGCGGCGCGACCTGCCCCTCGTGACGCAGCCGACGCTCGTGGCCTCCTCGCCGCAGGACCACCTCATCCCGCCGGAGAGCTCACGCGTCGTCCGAGCCGGCCTCGGCTCGGCCGACGTCCGCGACGTCCGCCTCGAGCGCAGCTACCACGTGGCGACGCTCGACCACGACTTCCCCCTCGTCGTCGAGGAGACCCTGCGCCTCGTCCACGACGTCGTCGACGGCCGGACCGCGACGACGCCCGTGGCGGGGGTGCCCGCATGACCACCGCCGACGAGCCGCGCCCGGAGGACGAGGACCGTCCCGCCGGAGGCACGGACGACGCCGCCAACGCCGCCGACGCCGCCGACGCCGCCGACGCCGACTCTCGACCTCAGGTCGAGGGTGACGTCGAGGGTCGTGGCGGTCCGTCGCGCCGGTCGGACGTCGACGTCGAGGCGGCCTGGGCCGACATCGTCGCCCGCTGGGGCGACGTCCCCGACGCCGCCGCCGAGGTGCGACGCCCCCCGCGCCCGTCGGGCCGCGACGGCGGCGCGCCCGGGCGGCGGGTCGTGCGCGAGCCGGGCACCCCGGCCCCTGGGGCCGGGCCGGGCACGCCCGGCCTCCCCGGCCCGCAGGACGTCCCGCCCGGTCCGCCGCCCGCCCCGGGCGCACGGGGCGACGGGCCGGCCCAGCCGGTCCGGCCGTCCCCCGGCGCCGACGACGACGTCGTCGGCTGGGAGGACCGTCCGGCCGGCCCCACGCCCGACGAGCGACCGCCGGTCGTGCCCGAGGACGAGGGGCACTACGAGCCCCCGCCGCTGGCCCCGGCGCCCCCGACGGACCGCGTCACCCGTCTCGCCTGGGTCGGTGCCCTCGCGGGGCCGGCGCTGCTGCTCCTGTGCGCGCTCGTGTGGCGGGACGCCCCGACGCTCGTCGTGCTCGCCGCCGTGGCGGCCTTCGTCGCGGGCTTCGCCGTCCTCGTCTCGCGGCTGCCGCGCTCGCGGGACGACGACGACGACGGCGCGGTGGTCTGACCCGCCCGGCCCGGCGCCCGGGGCGTCAGGCGCGGACCGGGTCCCCGACGGCCAGGTCGGCGACCACCGGTCGGTGGTCGCTGGCGCCGTCCACCGCGGGCACCGTCGTCGCGAGGACGCGCGCGCCGCGGACGAGGAGGGCGTCGATCCGCTGCCGCGGACGCGCCGCGGGGTAGGTCGCGCCGTCGCCGTCGCGGCCGGCCACGGCCCAGCAGTCCTCGGCGTCCGGCAGCAGCGTCGACCACGAGGGCCCGCCCGGGCGCTCGTTGAGGTCCACCCCGACGACGCGCGGGACGGCCCCGGGCGCCCGGCCGACGACGTCGTCCGGCAGCGGCTGCAGCCGCCGGACGTGGTCGGCCCGCTCGTCCTCGGAGAGGCCGAGGTGGGCGCTGGAGACGACGACGGGCGCGCCCCCGGGCGGGGCCACGAGCGCCGTCGCGCTCCCGCGGACGGGCATGCGCAGCCCGCGGACGGGCAGCTCCGTCGCCGCGGCCGCGAGGACGTCGAGCCGGGCGGCGACGAGGACGACGGCCCCCGCGGCGGGCCGGCCGGCGGCGCCGACGAGCATCCCGGCGCGGCGCGCGAGGTCGGCGGCGCGGGGCAGCGTGCGGGGCCCGCGGGGGCCCTCCTGCAGGAGGGCGACGTCGCACCCGGCGTCGCGCAGCACCCCGGCGACGGCGTCGGCGCCCGCGCGCAGCCCGTGGACGTTCCAGGTGAGGACACGCAGCGTCGTCCCCGGTGCCCGCCCGGCCGTCATCCCCAGCCCCGCGAGAGGTCCGCCGCGCCGACGAGGCCGGCGTCCGGCCCGAGCCGCGCCAGGACGACCTCCGCCTCGGGCCGGTGCCCGCGGCCCGTGAGGGTGCGCCGCATCTCCTCGCGCGCCGGGCCGAGCAGCAGCTCGCCGGCCTCGCTGACGCCGCCGCCGATGACGAAGGTGCCCGGGTCGAGGGCGGCGGCCAGGTTGGCCAGCCCCGTCCCGAGCCAGCGCCCCGTGTCCTCCATGATCTCCACCGCCGCCGGGTCGCCGGCGCGGGCGGCGGCGGTCACGACCGGGCCGCGGACCGCCTCGGCGTCGCCGCCGGCCCCGGCGAGCAGGGCGTGGCCGAAGGGCGAGCCGCCCCGCGCCAGCTCCCGCCCGTCGCGGCCGAGGGAGTTGCCCGACGCGTACTGCTCCCAGCAGCCGCGGTTGCCGCACTCGCAGCGGTGCCCGCCGGGCACGAGCACCATGTGGCCGAACTCGCCGGCGATGCCGTACCGCCCCCGCTGCAGGCGCCCGTCGCGGACGACGGCGCCGCCGATGCCCGTGCCGAGGGTGATGACGACGAGGTGCGGCTCGCCGCGTCCCGCGCCAAAGCGGTACTCCGCCCAGGCCGCGGCGTTGGCGTCGTTCTCCACGAGCGTGCGACGGCCGACGCGCCGGCCGAGCCGCTCGCGCACGCGCAGCTCCACGGCCTCGCGGAGCGGCTCGTCCCGCCACGCGAGGTGCGGGGAGAAGAGGACCGTCGAGCGGGTGGCGTCGACGAAGCCCGCGGCGCCGATGCCGACCGACACGACGTCGTGGCGGGCCGACAGCTCCTCGACGAGGTCGGCGATGAGGTCCTCGACCGCCTGCGGGCTGCGGGTCGGCGTCTCCCGGCGGGCCCGGGCGACCACGCGGCCCTCGGCGTCGACGACGCCGGCCGCGACCTTCGTGCCGCCGATGTCGATGCCGATGGCGAGCCCGTCCCCGATCCACGCCCGCCGCGCCTGGCGGCGGAGCCGCTCCCCCGCCTGGTGCCGCCGCTGCCGGGCGACCTCGTCGACGCCGCCGGGGAGCAGGGTCGAGCGCTCGCGGGCGGCGCGGCGGCGCTGCGCCGGGGTGCCCTCGCCGTCGCGCGGCCGCCGGCGGGGCCGCGCGGGCGGCAGGCCGTCCCGGCCGGGCCGGTCCGGGAGGTCGTCCTGCGGGCCGGGCGGACGGCTCACGGGCGCGCGGCGAGCGCCGCGACCCCGACCATGCCCGCGTCGTTGCCGAGGACGGCGGCGTCGATCCGGGCGAGGTCACGGTGCATGGCCGCCGTCAGCGCGCCGGCGAAGGCCTCGCGCATCGGCTGCAGGAGGAGGTCGCCGGCCTCGCTGACGCCGCCGCCGACGAGCACGAGCCCCGGGTCGAGGACGGCGGCCAGGCTCGCGGCGCCCTCGCCGAGCCAGCGCCCCAGCGTGGCCACGAGGCGCACCGCCGCGACGTCGCCCTCCTCGGCCGCCTGCGTGACGTGGACGCCCATGACGGCGTCGGGGTCGCCGCCGGAGAGCTCGAGGAGCCGCGCGGCGGCGACGGGCTCGGTGCGCGCGAGCGCCCGCGCCCAGCGGACGAGCGCCGAGCCGGAGCCGTACTGCTCCCAGCAGCCGGTCCGGCCGCAGCCGCACTGGTGGCCGTCGGGGACGACGCGCAGGTGGCCGACCTCGGCGGCCATGCCGCCCGTGCCTCGGACCAGCTCGCCGTCGAGGACGATCCCGCCGCCGAGGCCCGTGCCGACGGTCAGCAGCACCATGTCGCGGCTGCCCTTCCCGCCGCCGTGCGTGAACTCGCCCCAGGCGGCGGCGTTGGCGTCGTTCTCGACGACGACCGGCAGCCCGACCCGCTTCTCGACCTCCTCGCGCAGCGGCTCGTGCCGCCAGGAGAGGTTGGGCGCGAAGACGACGACGGAGCGGGTGGCGTCCACGTACCCCGCGGCCGCGACGCCGACGGCCGTCACGTCGTGCTCGGCCCGCAGCTCGGCGACGGCGTCGGCCACGGCGTC containing:
- a CDS encoding NYN domain-containing protein, with protein sequence MSTTDLVGAPAAEDGPELPGPPLDLLVWDAPNIDMTLANVIGERPSPSSRPRFDAIARWLVTTAGEHDVEGCVFTNIVPAAAPNMRGWVEAVRSFGFAVFARPKTQPDDDVDEAMLEHVARRAEEGTLARVVVASADGRNFREPLEQLARQGVECVVVAFSEVAGYAQESDLITFLDIEDVPGAFTSPLPRIRLDNLPPEGAWLRPTRSMRSLVEATAG
- a CDS encoding FtsK/SpoIIIE family DNA translocase, translating into MATRGSTTARRPGPARSGGGGRGGSRPVPPPAGSVLLRGLRAVWGGAARVVGGGVRRVGAGARDLDPAHRRDGLAFALLGLGVLVAAREWWGVTGTIGVAVHDVVAGTVGLVALVVPLALLAASVRLMRHPDRPAGRDRSWVGVVALLLSACGLVHLGTVGADAAATAPVLRSGGGVLGFVAAAPLARGTAPAVAVVVLLLLGLFGLLVVTGTPVHAVPERLAALRDRLLRREHRADAGYGPSDELPEPGTTRSRGSRRPADEDVDEAPAPARRRGRSRKDADAAVPAEEPTGVAGEGDPGDEDGHSRARRAAERLRRRARGEAAAAETPAEAEPVGWSRAAGGDAGADEDDPADPVDGAPPAPRPGRRRAPAPATARVPAQAAPAEPAEDLEAPPVTQLPQRVEQLLLGGDVTYSLPASDLLTPGTPHKARSAANDRVVEALTGVLESFDIDAAVTGFSRGPTVTRYEVELGTGVKVERVTALSKNIAYAVASADVRILSPIPGRSAIGIEIPNADRETVSLGDVLRSQAARHQTHPLVMGVGKDVEGGYVVANLAKTPHLLVAGATGAGKSGFVNAMITSVLMRATPDEVRLVLVDPKRVELTAYEGIPHLITPIITNPKKAAEALEWVVREMDARYDDLATYGFKHVDDFNAAVRAGRVQAKPGVERVLQPYPYLLVVVDELADLMMVAPRDVEASIQRITQLARAAGIHLVLATQRPSVDVVTGIIKANVPSRLAFATSSLADSRVVLDQPGAEKLIGQGDALFLPMGSSKTMRVQGAWVTEAEIGAVVAHVKEQLAPVYRDDVVVTAPERQVDEEIGDDLDLLLQAVELVVTTQFGSTSMLQRKLRVGFAKAGRLMDLMESRGVVGPSEGSKARDVLVRPDDMPGTLAALRGDPSPSGGDAPYEQAVEVEPVRRPAAAPAGGRYGAPGEDDWDGGLPPPPRSYDDGHDGAGSGGWDDDDDGDDAWQLTGR
- a CDS encoding ribonuclease J translates to MSHPHPELGPPPELAEGTLRVTPLGGLGEVGRNMTVLETAGKLLVVDCGVLFPEDHQPGVDLILPDFSSIADRLDDVVAVVLTHGHEDHIGAVPYLLRLRPDIPLVGSTLTLALVEAKLKEHRIRPYSLTVREGQVEDLGPFSAEFVAVNHSIPDALAVMVRTAAGSVLLTGDFKMDQLPLDGRITDLRAFARLGEEGVDLFCVDSTNAEVPGFTMSEREIEPSLDRVFRTADRRIIVASFASHVHRVQMVLDAAARSGRRVALVGRSMVRNMGIAADLGYLTVPDGVLVDAKQVDDLPQHRVVLMCTGSQGEPMAALSRMANNDHRVRIGRGDTVVLASSLIPGNENAVFRVINGLTRLGAKVVHSGNARVHVSGHASAGELLYCYNIVRPKNVMPVHGEHRHLHANADLAVATGIPRERVVIAEDGVAVDLRDGVARIAGAVPCGYVYVDGSSVGAITDADLKDRRILGDEGFISVFVAVDASSGAVVAGPEIHARGVAEDSAVFAQVRGQVVAALEQAAANGTTDTHQLQQVVRRVVGRFASGRLRRRPMIVPVVVSA
- the dapA gene encoding 4-hydroxy-tetrahydrodipicolinate synthase; this encodes MATPMTADGSLDVDGGVRLAEHLVDAGCDGLVLHGTTGESPTTTPREKDVLLRAVLEAVGERAHVLSGAGSNDTAASVEAARAAQDSGAHGLLVVTPYYSKPPQAGLLAHFRAVAGSTDLPVMVYDIPGRTGVPVGVDTLRALAEHPRVVAVKDSRNDLFAASQVMATTDLAWYSGEDALNLAHLAAGAAGVVSVVGHAAAGAYRTMVDAVDAGDLPTARAVHTRLLPVVDAIMNRTQGAASASAVAQLLGATSHRTVRLPLVALDDDEHELLRAALTEAGLL
- a CDS encoding lysophospholipid acyltransferase family protein; amino-acid sequence: MLYWLLKRLVLGPLLLTTYRPWVEGAEHVPDHGGALLVSNHLSFSDSIFLPLVLDRRVTFLAKDDYFTGRGVRGRLTAGFFRGVGQLPVDRSGGTAGLAALRTGLAVLRRGELLGIYPEGTRSPDGRLHRGRTGAARLALESGVPVVPVAMVGTDVVQPVGRVVPNLSRVGVRVGPPVDLSRYAGRADDRFVLRAATDDIMRALVALSGQEYVDVYATVTKDVIARHREQGAEGPPPLPPSGVPGGLAPDGPARPVDGPGGGATGPARPGGTRGGRAAVRGRRRRGR
- a CDS encoding alpha/beta hydrolase, encoding MPQRHPRTGRRAGRPPARTPLVVRGAEAWSADPPAGPGDGPRVGVLVLHGFTGSPASVLPWAHALADAGLAVAVPRLPGHGTDVRDLDRTTWRDWYSLARADLQQLRDRCDVTLVAGLSMGGALALRLAVHERDLVDGVAVVNPAVLLGDPRLVALPVLRLLRRTVPGVADDIAMPGRTELGYDAVPLRALTSFLGLMAEVRRDLPLVTQPTLVASSPQDHLIPPESSRVVRAGLGSADVRDVRLERSYHVATLDHDFPLVVEETLRLVHDVVDGRTATTPVAGVPA
- a CDS encoding endonuclease/exonuclease/phosphatase family protein; the protein is MTAGRAPGTTLRVLTWNVHGLRAGADAVAGVLRDAGCDVALLQEGPRGPRTLPRAADLARRAGMLVGAAGRPAAGAVVLVAARLDVLAAAATELPVRGLRMPVRGSATALVAPPGGAPVVVSSAHLGLSEDERADHVRRLQPLPDDVVGRAPGAVPRVVGVDLNERPGGPSWSTLLPDAEDCWAVAGRDGDGATYPAARPRQRIDALLVRGARVLATTVPAVDGASDHRPVVADLAVGDPVRA